From the Kitasatospora viridis genome, one window contains:
- a CDS encoding FAD-dependent oxidoreductase, translating to MARPIRVAIVGAGPAGIYAADALLKSDAAQDPGVSIDLFERMPAPFGLIRYGVAPDHPRIKGIVTALHQVLDKPAVRLFGNVDYPTDLTLDDLHRFYDAVVFSTGATADRALDIPGIELDGSYGAADFVSWYDGHPDVPREWPLTARKVAVLGVGNVALDVARILAKTAEELLPTEIPPNVHAGLQQNQAVEVHVFGRRGPAQAKFSPMELRELDHSPNIEVIVDPEDIDYDEGSIAERRAVKHVDLVAATVERWAIRDTGDRPHKLYLHFFESPTEVLGADGEVVGLRTERTELDGTGNVKGTGKFTDWDVQAVYRAVGYYSDELPKLPFDPVSGTVPNAAGRVLAADGSHQDATYVTGWIKRGPVGLIGHTKGDANETVACLLDDHGAGRLAGAAEPDPAAVVAHLTAQQVRFTTWDGWKLLDAHERALGTAEDRERVKVVEREDMLRASGA from the coding sequence ATGGCCCGTCCCATCCGTGTCGCGATAGTCGGTGCCGGCCCCGCCGGCATCTACGCCGCCGACGCCCTGCTCAAGTCCGATGCCGCGCAGGACCCCGGCGTGTCGATCGACCTCTTCGAGCGGATGCCGGCCCCCTTCGGGCTGATCCGCTACGGCGTGGCGCCGGACCACCCGCGGATCAAGGGCATCGTGACCGCGCTCCACCAGGTGCTCGACAAGCCCGCCGTGCGGCTCTTCGGCAACGTGGACTACCCCACCGACCTCACTCTGGACGACCTGCACCGGTTCTACGACGCCGTGGTCTTCTCCACCGGCGCGACCGCCGACCGGGCCCTCGACATCCCCGGCATCGAGCTCGACGGCTCCTACGGCGCCGCCGACTTCGTCTCCTGGTACGACGGGCACCCGGACGTGCCGCGCGAATGGCCGCTCACCGCCCGCAAGGTGGCCGTGCTGGGTGTGGGCAACGTCGCACTGGACGTGGCCCGGATCCTCGCCAAGACCGCCGAGGAGCTGCTGCCCACCGAGATCCCGCCGAACGTCCACGCCGGGCTGCAGCAGAACCAGGCCGTCGAGGTGCACGTCTTCGGCCGGCGCGGGCCCGCCCAGGCCAAGTTCAGCCCGATGGAGCTGCGCGAGCTGGACCACTCGCCGAACATCGAGGTCATCGTCGACCCCGAGGACATCGACTACGACGAGGGCTCGATCGCCGAGCGCCGCGCCGTCAAGCACGTCGACCTGGTGGCCGCGACCGTCGAGCGCTGGGCGATCCGCGACACCGGCGACCGCCCGCACAAGCTCTACCTGCACTTCTTCGAGTCGCCGACCGAGGTGCTGGGCGCCGACGGCGAGGTCGTCGGCCTGCGCACCGAGCGCACCGAGCTGGACGGCACCGGCAACGTCAAGGGCACCGGCAAGTTCACCGACTGGGACGTGCAGGCCGTCTACCGGGCCGTCGGCTACTACTCGGACGAGCTGCCCAAGCTGCCCTTCGACCCGGTCTCCGGCACCGTGCCCAACGCGGCCGGCCGGGTGCTCGCCGCCGACGGCAGCCACCAGGACGCCACCTACGTGACCGGCTGGATCAAGCGCGGCCCGGTCGGCCTGATCGGCCACACCAAGGGCGACGCCAACGAGACCGTCGCCTGCCTGCTCGACGACCACGGCGCCGGCCGGCTCGCCGGCGCCGCCGAGCCCGACCCGGCCGCAGTGGTCGCCCACCTGACGGCCCAACAGGTCCGGTTCACCACCTGGGACGGCTGGAAGCTGCTCGACGCCCACGAGCGGGCCCTCGGTACGGCCGAGGACCGCGAGCGGGTCAAGGTGGTCGAGCGCGAGGACATGCTGCGGGCCAGCGGGGCCTGA
- a CDS encoding LacI family DNA-binding transcriptional regulator, which produces MGRPTIDDIARAAGVSKGAVSFALNGRPGVSEQTRRRILQVAEEMNWRPHSAARVLGGARVGAAGLVLARPARTIGVEPFFAQLLSGLQAEFSRCATALQLLVVEDTAAEIEVYRRWASEHRVDGFVLVDLQVRDPRIAVLEELGMPTVVLGGPGRHGSLPSVWADDREAMLSIVEYLAALGHRRIAHLAGLPAFQHTQRRIRALRDAARRLGLSEAVSVPTDFSDAEGASATRALLARRERPTAIVYDSDVMAVAGLGVATEMGVRVPRDLSVVSFDDSVLARIVHPPLTALSRDTFALGEQVARALLGLLDDPASAADLKTPTPRLTVRESTGSAFPRT; this is translated from the coding sequence GTGGGCAGACCGACGATCGACGACATCGCCCGCGCGGCGGGGGTCTCCAAGGGCGCGGTGTCCTTCGCGCTGAACGGGCGCCCCGGGGTCAGCGAGCAGACCCGCCGGCGGATCCTGCAGGTCGCCGAGGAGATGAACTGGCGCCCGCACAGCGCCGCCCGGGTGCTCGGCGGGGCCCGGGTGGGCGCGGCCGGCCTGGTGCTGGCCCGCCCGGCCCGCACCATCGGGGTGGAGCCGTTCTTCGCCCAACTGCTCTCCGGCCTGCAGGCGGAGTTCTCCCGCTGCGCGACCGCGCTGCAGCTGCTGGTGGTGGAGGACACCGCCGCCGAGATCGAGGTGTACCGCCGCTGGGCCTCGGAGCACCGGGTGGACGGCTTCGTGCTGGTGGACCTCCAGGTGCGCGACCCGCGGATCGCCGTGCTGGAGGAGCTCGGCATGCCGACCGTGGTGCTCGGCGGGCCCGGCCGGCACGGCAGCCTGCCCAGCGTCTGGGCGGACGACCGGGAGGCGATGCTCTCGATCGTCGAGTACCTGGCCGCGCTCGGGCACCGGCGGATCGCCCACCTGGCCGGACTGCCCGCCTTCCAGCACACCCAGCGCCGGATCCGGGCGCTGCGCGACGCGGCCAGGCGGCTCGGCCTGAGCGAGGCGGTGTCGGTGCCGACCGACTTCAGCGACGCCGAGGGGGCTTCGGCCACCCGGGCGCTGCTGGCCCGCCGGGAGCGCCCGACCGCGATCGTCTACGACAGCGACGTGATGGCGGTGGCCGGGCTCGGGGTGGCCACCGAGATGGGCGTGCGGGTGCCGCGCGACCTCTCGGTGGTCTCCTTCGACGACTCGGTGCTGGCCCGGATCGTCCACCCGCCGCTGACCGCGCTCTCCCGGGACACCTTCGCGCTCGGCGAGCAGGTGGCCCGGGCGCTGCTCGGCCTGCTGGACGACCCGGCCTCGGCGGCCGACCTGAAGACGCCGACGCCCCGGCTGACGGTGCGGGAGAGCACGGGCAGCGCTTTTCCGCGTACCTGA
- a CDS encoding NEW3 domain-containing protein, with the protein MPVAITAVECTDLFVGTATAPRQVLRVTVAGPAGPVSVQGAGVRGSATGTGLLEVPLELPPGAAPGTELAVTVTAGEASAQAVVTVAEPGWTMYLVPHFHYDPVWWNTQAAYTSPWELLSGDATTRPLWERNGFALVEAHLELALRDPDYAFVLAEIDYLKPFFDQHPERRADLRRLLAEGRVELVGGSYNEPNTNLTGAETTIRNLVLGIGYQRAILGGDPQTAWQLDVFGHDPQFPGYLAGAGLTGSAWARGPFHQWGPIQKNFRAAKDDATVMQFPSEFEWLAPSGEGVLTHYMPHHYSAGWWMDSSPDLASAEEAVYQLYRKLKPVGATRNLLLPVGTDYTPPNKWVTEIHRSWAAKYVWPRFVCGTPRDFLTAVRAELAATGRRPSPQTRDMNPVYTGKDVSYIDTKQAQRAGEAAALDAEKLATLAALQGLGRYPQAALDKVWRHLAYGAHHDAITGSESDQVYLDLLGGWREAHDLAAEVRDTALDALIGRIDTRGEGRAVVVANTLSFDRSGVVRLELPVGLADVRVLDDAGAPVACAVDAGVLHFLADRVPALGWRSWRLVDGEAEPLWRPAEGHTAANERYRVTADPARGGHLSSVQDLLDGRELIRDGQVGNELRLYQEYPQHPDFGEGPWHLLPAGPVTGSRERAAEVRRQTGPLGERLVIAGVVDGLVYRQTVTLWRGEARVDCRTRVVDHGSADRLLRLRFPLDLPGTLPVSEVAEAVIGRGFALPDVDVAEAPWTLDNPANTWFGLGATARVRLTAPDGTPLGDRALGVAEVVVPELDQAAGARELVVALARVGVTATTASADWSRYGWLDVDSNLPDFRILIGGPEHNPATRELLERAGAEYAGVLAEHGRVWVPAEKALAEVWQPNADLRDLRALPALVVADPAELAADLADAVVAARCPGELPPGERLTDHTAALLTYGLPGFAVDATGALHLSLLRSCTGWPSGVWIDPPRRTVPDGSSFQLQRWTHEFDYALVSGEGDWRALQLPSQGQEFSHPLLTRVVDGHPGPLPAEHCWLRVEPAREVRLGTLKPAGNPIAFGEAGAAEPAAGVALRLTESTGLGRTAVLGGALELRDRCWGDLLERPGEPVGELELTGSQVATVLAVPAAAAAPTGPALGAEREAAQPLFARYWLHNRGPAPLGYLPVSVGISPGLLRDGAGELSVVLSSQLRDAAVEGTLDLVAPEGWEVSLRRRPYRLEPDGHLRFPVTVTPPAGAVPGLYFVAARTEWDGQLVEDVATVAVGGMPGFRPATGPAPEEGAQIGGCGDAGGRDTGLAVGVVEELVRVIPGGLGVLEVTLANRTRSEIRGELQAVSPWGSWDLLADPVRGFTLAAGERRTVAFPVTAPEAMAPGAYWAVVKVMWFGRCQYAPTVALVVAK; encoded by the coding sequence GTGCCGGTCGCCATCACCGCCGTCGAGTGCACCGACCTGTTCGTCGGCACCGCCACGGCCCCGCGCCAGGTACTGCGGGTCACCGTGGCCGGCCCCGCCGGGCCGGTCAGCGTGCAGGGGGCGGGGGTGCGCGGCAGCGCGACCGGCACGGGCCTGCTGGAGGTGCCGCTGGAGCTGCCGCCCGGCGCGGCTCCGGGCACCGAGCTGGCGGTCACCGTGACCGCCGGGGAGGCGAGCGCGCAGGCCGTGGTCACCGTCGCCGAGCCGGGCTGGACCATGTACCTGGTGCCGCACTTCCACTACGACCCGGTCTGGTGGAACACCCAGGCGGCCTACACCTCCCCCTGGGAGCTGCTGTCCGGCGACGCCACCACCCGCCCGCTCTGGGAGCGCAACGGCTTCGCCCTGGTCGAGGCGCACCTCGAACTCGCCCTGCGCGACCCGGACTACGCCTTCGTGCTGGCCGAGATCGACTACCTCAAGCCCTTCTTCGACCAGCACCCCGAGCGCCGCGCCGACCTGCGCCGGCTGCTGGCCGAGGGCCGGGTCGAACTGGTGGGCGGCAGCTACAACGAGCCCAACACCAACCTGACCGGCGCCGAGACCACCATCCGCAACCTGGTGCTCGGCATCGGCTACCAGCGCGCGATCCTCGGCGGCGACCCGCAGACCGCCTGGCAGCTGGACGTCTTCGGCCACGACCCGCAGTTCCCCGGCTACCTGGCCGGCGCGGGCCTGACCGGCAGCGCCTGGGCCCGCGGCCCGTTCCACCAGTGGGGCCCGATCCAGAAGAACTTCCGGGCGGCCAAGGACGACGCCACGGTGATGCAGTTCCCCAGCGAGTTCGAGTGGCTGGCCCCCTCCGGCGAGGGCGTGCTCACCCACTACATGCCGCACCACTACTCGGCCGGCTGGTGGATGGACTCCTCGCCCGACCTGGCCAGTGCCGAGGAGGCCGTCTACCAGCTCTACCGCAAGCTCAAGCCCGTCGGTGCGACCAGGAACCTGCTGCTGCCGGTCGGCACCGACTACACCCCGCCGAACAAGTGGGTCACCGAGATCCACCGCTCCTGGGCCGCCAAGTACGTCTGGCCGAGGTTCGTCTGCGGCACCCCGCGCGACTTCCTCACCGCGGTGCGGGCCGAGCTCGCCGCGACCGGGCGCCGGCCGAGCCCGCAGACCCGCGACATGAACCCGGTCTACACCGGCAAGGATGTCTCCTACATCGACACCAAGCAGGCCCAGCGGGCCGGCGAGGCGGCCGCCCTGGACGCCGAGAAGCTGGCCACCCTGGCCGCCCTGCAGGGCCTGGGCCGCTACCCGCAGGCCGCGCTGGACAAGGTCTGGCGCCACCTGGCCTACGGCGCCCACCACGACGCGATCACCGGCTCCGAGTCCGACCAGGTCTACCTGGACCTGCTCGGCGGCTGGCGGGAGGCGCACGACCTGGCCGCCGAGGTGCGGGACACCGCGCTGGACGCGCTGATCGGCCGGATCGACACCCGGGGCGAGGGGCGGGCCGTGGTGGTCGCCAACACGCTCTCCTTCGACCGCTCGGGCGTGGTGCGCCTGGAGCTGCCGGTCGGCCTGGCCGACGTCCGGGTGCTGGACGACGCCGGTGCGCCGGTGGCCTGCGCGGTGGACGCCGGGGTGCTGCACTTCCTGGCCGACCGGGTGCCGGCGCTGGGCTGGCGCAGCTGGCGGCTGGTCGACGGGGAGGCCGAGCCGCTCTGGCGGCCGGCCGAGGGGCACACGGCGGCCAACGAGCGCTACCGGGTGACCGCCGACCCGGCCCGCGGCGGCCACCTGAGCTCCGTCCAGGACCTGCTGGACGGGCGGGAGTTGATCCGCGACGGCCAGGTCGGCAACGAGCTGAGGCTCTACCAGGAGTACCCGCAGCACCCCGACTTCGGCGAGGGCCCCTGGCACCTGCTGCCCGCCGGCCCGGTCACCGGCTCGCGGGAGCGGGCCGCCGAGGTGCGCCGCCAGACCGGGCCGCTCGGCGAGCGGCTGGTGATCGCCGGGGTGGTGGACGGGCTGGTCTACCGGCAGACCGTCACGCTGTGGCGCGGCGAGGCCCGGGTGGACTGCCGCACCCGGGTGGTGGACCACGGCTCGGCCGACCGGCTGCTGCGGCTGCGCTTCCCGCTCGACCTGCCCGGCACGCTGCCGGTCAGCGAGGTGGCCGAGGCGGTGATCGGGCGCGGCTTCGCGCTGCCCGACGTGGACGTGGCCGAGGCGCCCTGGACCCTGGACAACCCTGCCAACACCTGGTTCGGGCTCGGCGCCACCGCCCGGGTGCGGCTGACCGCCCCGGACGGCACGCCGCTCGGCGACCGGGCGCTGGGGGTGGCCGAGGTGGTGGTGCCGGAGCTGGACCAGGCGGCCGGCGCCCGGGAGCTGGTGGTCGCGCTGGCCCGGGTCGGGGTCACCGCGACCACGGCGAGCGCCGACTGGTCCCGCTACGGCTGGCTGGACGTGGACTCCAACCTGCCGGACTTCCGGATCCTGATCGGCGGCCCGGAGCACAACCCGGCCACCCGGGAGCTGCTGGAGCGGGCCGGCGCCGAGTACGCCGGGGTGCTGGCCGAGCACGGCCGGGTCTGGGTGCCGGCCGAGAAGGCGCTCGCCGAGGTCTGGCAGCCGAACGCGGACCTGCGCGACCTGCGGGCGCTGCCCGCCCTGGTGGTTGCCGACCCGGCGGAGCTGGCGGCCGACCTGGCCGACGCCGTGGTGGCCGCCCGCTGCCCCGGCGAGCTGCCGCCGGGCGAGCGGCTGACCGACCACACGGCGGCCCTGCTCACCTACGGCCTGCCCGGCTTCGCGGTGGACGCCACCGGCGCGCTGCACCTGTCGCTGCTGCGCTCCTGCACCGGCTGGCCGTCCGGGGTCTGGATCGACCCGCCGCGGCGCACCGTTCCTGACGGTTCGTCATTCCAGTTGCAGCGCTGGACCCATGAGTTCGACTACGCGCTGGTCTCCGGCGAGGGCGACTGGCGGGCCCTCCAGCTGCCGTCCCAGGGACAGGAGTTCAGCCATCCGCTGCTGACCCGGGTGGTCGACGGCCACCCCGGCCCGCTGCCCGCCGAGCACTGCTGGCTGCGGGTCGAGCCCGCCCGCGAGGTGCGCCTGGGCACCCTCAAGCCGGCCGGCAACCCGATCGCCTTCGGCGAAGCCGGCGCGGCCGAGCCGGCGGCCGGGGTGGCGCTGCGGCTGACCGAGTCCACCGGGCTGGGCCGCACCGCCGTGCTCGGCGGGGCGCTGGAGCTGCGGGACCGGTGCTGGGGCGACCTGCTGGAGCGGCCCGGCGAGCCGGTCGGGGAGCTGGAACTGACGGGTTCCCAGGTGGCGACGGTGCTGGCCGTCCCGGCTGCGGCGGCCGCGCCGACCGGGCCCGCGCTGGGCGCCGAACGGGAGGCGGCCCAGCCGCTGTTCGCCCGCTACTGGCTGCACAACCGGGGTCCGGCGCCGCTCGGCTACCTGCCGGTCTCGGTCGGGATCAGCCCCGGACTGCTGCGCGACGGCGCGGGCGAGCTCTCCGTGGTGCTCTCCTCCCAACTCCGGGACGCGGCAGTGGAGGGCACGCTCGACCTGGTCGCGCCCGAGGGCTGGGAGGTGAGCCTGCGCCGGCGGCCGTACCGGCTGGAGCCGGACGGGCACCTGCGCTTCCCGGTCACCGTCACGCCGCCGGCCGGTGCCGTGCCCGGCCTCTACTTCGTCGCCGCCCGCACCGAGTGGGACGGTCAACTGGTCGAGGACGTGGCCACGGTGGCGGTCGGCGGGATGCCCGGCTTCCGACCCGCCACCGGCCCGGCGCCCGAGGAGGGCGCGCAGATCGGCGGCTGCGGGGACGCGGGCGGCCGGGACACCGGCCTGGCCGTCGGCGTGGTGGAGGAACTGGTCCGGGTGATCCCGGGCGGGCTCGGCGTGCTGGAGGTCACCCTGGCCAACCGCACCCGCAGCGAGATCCGCGGCGAGCTCCAGGCCGTCTCCCCCTGGGGTAGCTGGGACCTGCTGGCCGACCCGGTCCGGGGGTTCACGCTGGCCGCGGGCGAGCGGCGCACCGTCGCCTTCCCGGTCACGGCGCCCGAGGCGATGGCGCCGGGGGCCTACTGGGCGGTGGTGAAGGTGATGTGGTTCGGGCGCTGCCAGTACGCGCCCACGGTGGCCCTGGTGGTGGCGAAGTGA
- a CDS encoding response regulator transcription factor — protein MLRLSETPTEAARVTVEVLAPDPISRVGATSQLRQYPEVSVVEAGGPDGGATVRILLVESLDGESMAQLRRLVRGGAAKVVLVVGRIREPELMEAVECGVNAILWRNEATPERLRRAVLAAARGQGDLPADLLGRLLSQVGRLQRGGGEGAPGDPGGLTARETEILRLVAEGLDTAEIGARIGYSQRTVKNVLYGVTNRLRLRNRAHAVAYALREGYI, from the coding sequence GTGTTGCGACTGTCCGAGACGCCGACCGAGGCGGCCAGGGTCACCGTGGAGGTGCTGGCGCCCGACCCGATCTCGCGGGTCGGGGCGACCAGCCAACTGCGGCAGTACCCCGAAGTGAGCGTGGTGGAGGCCGGGGGACCGGACGGGGGAGCGACGGTCCGGATCCTGCTGGTCGAATCGCTGGACGGCGAGTCGATGGCCCAACTGCGCCGCCTGGTGCGCGGCGGCGCCGCCAAGGTGGTGCTGGTGGTCGGGCGGATCCGCGAGCCCGAGCTGATGGAGGCCGTCGAGTGCGGGGTCAACGCGATCCTGTGGCGCAACGAGGCCACCCCCGAGCGGCTGCGCCGCGCCGTGCTGGCCGCCGCCCGCGGCCAGGGCGACCTGCCCGCCGACCTGCTCGGCCGCCTGCTCAGCCAGGTCGGCCGGCTGCAGCGCGGCGGTGGCGAGGGCGCCCCCGGCGACCCCGGCGGACTGACCGCCCGGGAGACCGAGATCCTCCGGCTGGTCGCCGAGGGCCTGGACACCGCCGAGATCGGCGCCCGGATCGGCTACTCCCAACGCACCGTCAAGAACGTGCTCTACGGCGTCACCAACCGGCTGCGGCTGCGCAACCGGGCGCACGCCGTCGCCTACGCACTGCGTGAGGGCTACATCTAA
- a CDS encoding DUF7158 domain-containing protein gives MTGLLGYLDGRALPRTELDARLAALRAGPRATALPAPGSPEDRQLTRWVAQVLLTQELCAAEAADRGLPLGAGGPVRLDQRAAVELGSITAAALEGSAAVRAVYRAVTAEVTVPAREPVPPEAGVRWRLDTPDGSFDADPATLPRALADALRTAPPGTPVTAAGWTATLVAELTPQPAAPPDDRLDCARRLAFARWLDRARSDRLTLVPGLEHPGDPAQPDNHHRH, from the coding sequence GTGACGGGCCTGCTCGGCTACTTGGACGGGCGGGCACTGCCGCGCACCGAACTGGACGCGCGGTTGGCCGCGTTGCGGGCCGGACCGCGCGCCACCGCGCTGCCCGCGCCGGGCAGCCCGGAGGACCGTCAACTGACCCGCTGGGTGGCCCAGGTGCTGCTCACCCAGGAGCTCTGCGCGGCCGAGGCGGCTGACCGTGGCTTGCCGCTGGGCGCGGGCGGCCCGGTCCGGCTGGACCAGCGGGCCGCCGTCGAGCTCGGCTCGATCACGGCGGCCGCGCTGGAGGGCAGCGCGGCCGTCCGGGCGGTCTACCGGGCGGTGACGGCGGAGGTTACCGTGCCCGCCCGGGAGCCGGTGCCACCCGAGGCGGGTGTCCGCTGGCGGCTGGACACCCCCGACGGCAGCTTCGACGCCGACCCGGCCACCCTCCCGCGCGCACTGGCCGACGCGCTGCGCACAGCGCCGCCCGGCACCCCGGTCACGGCGGCCGGCTGGACGGCCACCCTGGTCGCCGAGCTCACCCCGCAACCCGCCGCACCCCCGGACGACCGCCTCGACTGCGCCCGCCGCCTCGCCTTCGCCCGCTGGCTCGACCGCGCCCGGTCCGACCGGCTCACCCTGGTCCCGGGCCTGGAACACCCGGGCGACCCGGCCCAGCCGGACAACCACCACCGGCACTGA
- a CDS encoding glycosyl hydrolase family 18 protein: MPGRVIRAATALSAACALALAAPVAAHAAPAPHGHRDGSSRHVVAYYQTQYDNGTYVSPLPLAGTATDIELAAFHLNAGGAIHLNDDPPSAAKFSRMWQELATLQRSGVRVEAMLGGAAQGSYADLHNDFATYYGQLRDTLRTYHLDGIDLDIEESFSLADTEHLINQLRQDFGSGFVITLAPVASDLSGGSNFSGGFDYTQLEADMGNQINWYNAQFYCGWGDLSDTSAYDAVVANGFDPSRVVAGTVTNPANCDGYQDPGTLGSTIGGLVSEYPGFAGVAGWEYFNAVPVNGSGPASWYAAVKQDMGA, encoded by the coding sequence ATGCCCGGTCGCGTCATCCGCGCCGCCACCGCCTTGTCGGCCGCCTGCGCCCTCGCGCTCGCCGCCCCCGTGGCCGCACACGCCGCCCCCGCCCCCCACGGCCACCGCGACGGCAGCAGCCGCCACGTGGTCGCCTACTACCAGACCCAGTACGACAACGGGACGTACGTCTCCCCGCTGCCGCTGGCCGGCACCGCCACCGACATCGAGCTGGCCGCCTTCCACCTGAACGCCGGCGGCGCCATCCACCTCAACGACGACCCGCCCTCCGCCGCCAAGTTCAGCCGGATGTGGCAGGAGCTGGCCACCCTGCAGCGCTCCGGAGTCCGGGTGGAGGCGATGCTCGGCGGCGCCGCCCAGGGCAGCTACGCCGACCTGCACAACGACTTCGCCACCTACTACGGCCAGTTGCGCGACACCCTGCGCACCTACCACCTGGACGGCATCGACCTCGACATCGAGGAGAGCTTCTCGCTCGCCGACACCGAACACCTGATCAACCAGCTGCGCCAGGACTTCGGCAGCGGCTTCGTGATCACCCTGGCACCGGTGGCCAGCGACCTCTCCGGCGGCTCGAACTTCTCCGGCGGGTTCGACTACACCCAGCTGGAGGCCGACATGGGCAACCAGATCAACTGGTACAACGCCCAGTTCTACTGCGGCTGGGGCGACCTGAGCGACACCTCCGCCTACGACGCGGTGGTGGCCAACGGCTTCGACCCCTCCCGGGTGGTGGCCGGCACCGTGACGAACCCGGCCAACTGCGACGGCTACCAGGACCCGGGCACGCTCGGCTCGACGATCGGCGGGCTGGTCTCGGAGTACCCGGGGTTTGCCGGGGTAGCGGGGTGGGAGTACTTCAACGCCGTCCCGGTGAACGGCAGCGGACCAGCCTCCTGGTACGCCGCCGTGAAGCAGGACATGGGCGCCTGA